In Zygosaccharomyces rouxii strain CBS732 chromosome D complete sequence, one DNA window encodes the following:
- the NYV1 gene encoding Nyv1p (similar to uniprot|Q12255 Saccharomyces cerevisiae YLR093C NYV1 v-SNARE component of the vacuolar SNARE complex involved in vesicle fusion inhibits ATP-dependent Ca(2) transport activity of Pmc1p in the vacuolar membrane) — protein sequence MEMKKFQVSYVELVHQGSCQASCFQQVEETGSTYGSVGASAGSKELFQRLTHDMVLPKVVPIQGNKVTKLSLHLIDGYECYYTTAPTEDGVGFDVLVSFTRAHVPKILPIRLLSELKDPPLPHTDSQLNQRICNVLDRFHGELLSYRDSGEHGDGTEADLQDIFQVMNDNIDKFLQRQERLSLLVDKTSQLNNNSLTFKRKANRIRQRMWWHRAKGITLLIFSIILCIGAFIMFLYVR from the coding sequence aagaaatttcaggTATCGTACGTGGAACTGGTTCATCAAGGTAGTTGTCAAGCAAGTTGCTTCCAACAGGTGGAGGAAACCGGTTCTACTTATGGTTCCGTAGGTGCTTCTGCTGGTTCTAAGGAGTTATTTCAGAGATTAACTCATGATATGGTGCTGCCTAAAGTGGTACCAATTCAAGGTAATAAAGTGACAAAGCTTTCACTACATTTAATCGATGGCTATGAATGCTACTATACCACGGCCCCCACTGAAGATGGTGTTGGATTTGACGTACTGGTAAGTTTTACAAGGGCACACGTCCCTAAAATTCTGCCCATTAGGCTTCTTAGCGAGCTAAAAGATCCACCATTGCCTCACACTGATAGTCAATTAAACCAAAGAATATGTAATGTGCTCGACAGATTCCACGGCGAACTGTTATCGTACAGGGATAGCGGTGAACATGGTGACGGTACTGAAGCTGATTTGCAGGATATTTTCCAGGTTATGAACGACAACATCGACAAATTTCTACAGCGTCAAGAGAGATTATCACTGCTTGTGGACAAAACATCACAATTGAACAACAATAGCCTTACTTTCAAGAGGAAAGCCAACCGTATAAGGCAACGTATGTGGTGGCATCGTGCTAAAGGTATCACTTTACTGATATTTTCTATCATCTTGTGCATTGGTGCATTTATCATGTTTTTATACGTACGATAG
- the DPB4 gene encoding DNA polymerase epsilon noncatalytic subunit (some similarities with uniprot|Q04603 Saccharomyces cerevisiae YDR121W DPB4 Shared subunit of DNA polymerase epsilon and of ISW2/yCHRAC chromatin accessibility complex involved in both chromosomal DNA replication and in inheritance of telomeric silencing), whose protein sequence is MPPKGWRKDAQGNYPTTSYIKEQENITIQDLLFLKSVITNLAKDVNHGDKRLMINKDAILALQRSATVFVNHLLMFARENSRSQDRKSCNINDVLDGLDQIGFGGFKTILSTKMVDYQRALELRKINRSRKPVESKVESPQEQHQEEPQEEPQEVQEAQEAQDESNKTRKIDHS, encoded by the coding sequence ATGCCCCCAAAAGGTTGGAGAAAAGATGCCCAGGGCAATTACCCAACAACATCTTACATCAAGGAGCAGGAGAATATTACCATCCAAGACCTCTTGTTTTTAAAGAGTGTAATTACCAATTTAGCGAAAGATGTTAATCATGGTGACAAAAGATTAATGATCAACAAGGATGCTATATTAGCACTTCAAAGAAGTGCCACGGTCTTCGTCAACCATCTATTGATGTTTGCCAGAGAGAACTCCAGAAGTCAAGACCGTAAGAGTTGTAATATTAATGATGTACTAGATGGATTGGATCAAATCGGATTTGGCGGGTTTAAAACAATACTATCTACAAAGATGGTAGATTATCAAAGAGCATTGGAATTGAGAAAGATAAATAGAAGTAGGAAACCAGTGGAAAGTAAGGTGGAATCGCCGCAGGAACAGCATCAAGAGGAACCTCAGGAGGAACCTCAAGAGGTTCAAGAAGCTCAGGAAGCTCAAGATGAATCTAATAAAACCAGGAAGATAGACCATTCATAA